In the Scyliorhinus torazame isolate Kashiwa2021f unplaced genomic scaffold, sScyTor2.1 scaffold_836, whole genome shotgun sequence genome, one interval contains:
- the LOC140406746 gene encoding uncharacterized protein codes for MNTTILFTEENFDLPATKIMYKMLQYMHHLTLTEGNIPKYIKKVSNTLINSIRPIGVTPQISSKLIINANNWAQTTQTIVIDHYKTHLKKLLNKLEKDFGKERPQEAFDMAKRWYNKNFRQNARFEIIEKTHNYIFNSNINISPIDTKVIDPPETQDINSDFEYAALSHNDNFTPIPQIPTYTTHFDLLTTPVQSQSSDDVTDSPIIKITDVRHIPNKILPTTTNDETKYIILQHPHTFYKNKKWFLIPKKSALIIGDSNLSTIKNCPNPNIQLDSFPRAKFIHITSVLHKLKSCPIINTIIFSIGIFNRTQTSTTAIKQLQILLKIAAQKFPRTKIFITEINFSRKLPEKQIRTIVTLNDFIRNKCYIPSISNKVFTVSHNNITWTDDTAMAILHNWLQYI; via the coding sequence ATGAATACCACCATCCTTTTCACTGAAGAAAATTTCGATTTACCAGCAACCAAAATAATGTACAAAATGCTGCAATATATGCATCACCTGACGTTAACAGAAGGGAACATCCCCAAATATATAAAAAAAGTATCCAATACATTAATCAATTCAATTCGACCCATAGGAGTTACCCCGCAAATTAGCTCAAAATTAATAATAAATGCAAATAATTGGGCTCAAACTACCCAAACAATTGTTATAGACCATTATAAAACACACCTAAAAAAATTACTTAACAAATTAGAAAAAGATTTTGGGAAGGAGCGGCCACAAGAGGCATTTGATATGGCAAAAAGGTGGTATAACAAAAATTTCAGACAAAATGCAAGATTCGAGATTATTGAAAAAACTCATAACTACATTTTTAATTCGAATATTAACATTTCACCTATAGACACAAAGGTAATTGACCCTCCGGAAACACAAGACATAAATTCGGATTTCGAATATGCAGCACTAAGTCACAATGACAATTTTACACCTATACCACAAATCCCAACTTATACCACACACTTCGATCTACTAACAACCCCAGTCCAGTCACAATCAAGTGACGACGTAACTGACAGTCCAATTATAAAAATAACCGACGTTAGACACATACCAAATAAAATTTTACCCACTACCACGAATGACGAGACCAAATATATTATATTACAACACCCCCATACATTTTACAAAAATAAAAAATGGTTCTTAATACCAAAAAAGTCTGCTCTAATTATAGGTGACTCCAATCTATCCACTATTAAAAATTGCCCCAACCCCAATATTCAATTGGACAGTTTCCCACGCGCAAAATTCATCCACATTACCTCCGTTTTACATAAATTAAAATCCTGTCCCATAATAAATACAATAATATTTTCCATAGGTATTTTCAACCGTACACAAACATCTACCACTGCTATTAAACAATTACAAATCCTATTAAAAATAGCCGCACAAAAATTCCCCAGAACTAAAATTTTCATCACAGAAATCAATTTTAGCCGCAAACTTCCAGAAAAACAAATCCGAACAATTGTCACTTTAAATGACTTTATTAGAAATAAATGTTATATCCCAAGCATATCAAATAAAGTTTTTACTGtttcacacaataatataacctgGACAGACGACACAGCCATGGCCATTCTTCACAATTGGTTACAATATAtttga